In one window of Melospiza melodia melodia isolate bMelMel2 chromosome 21, bMelMel2.pri, whole genome shotgun sequence DNA:
- the LOC134427816 gene encoding ras GTPase-activating protein 4-like: MARRSALSIRIVEGRNLPAKDITGSSDPYCIVKIDDEAIIRTATVWKTLSPFWGEEYEVQLQPGFHSISIYVMDEDALSRDDIIGKVCITRDMLAEHPKGYSGWMSLSEVDPDEEVQGEIHLRVEVLGSQGSRRLRCSVLEARDLARKDRNGASDPFVRLRYNGKTQESTVVKKSCYPRWNETFEFELAEPAGEKLCVEVWDWDLVGRNDFLGKVVFSVQGLEAAEQEEGWFRLWPDKSKPTEDGRRGSLGSLQLQVKLRDETVLPSQCYQPLVQLLCQEVKSGRQDGQVHLVTLLDETATAECRQEVAINLVKLFLGQGLVKEFLDLLFELELAKPCEPNTLFRSNSLASKSMESFLKVTGMPYLHFVLGPTITRVFEEKKYVELDPGKVEIKDVGCSGLHRVQTEGEVIEQGRQHLQSYLGELLDAIVRSAPACPPLIRAAFRQLFQRVGERFPQHQHAKFVAVTSFLCLRFFSPAVMTPKLFQLRAAHADARTSRTLLLLAKAIQLVGNMEPAAGRAKETWLSPLLPALQQGTARMRDFITRLVGTEEEQGQEQGEGRPPPAVLKEGLLLVHKTRGEGPLLAAAAGKKLHFCLTGESLGFGKSPGAERIGAIALGDILAAEKVEEKSFGSSHVMQVVYLATGGQQETAYLQCKCVNELNQWLSALRKVCGNNPRLLRSYHPGVFRGDKWSCCHQRDRTGLGCDRTRHGVTLQDWSDPLEPAVEAQRLFQHLQGLRDTLRDKYWELLEPEHAQNGPRGEDAALPEGLSRLLAVLAELERCHGRALPPPPPAPALLRLQT; this comes from the exons ATGGCCCGGCGCAGCGCCCTCTCCATCCGCATCGTGGAGGGCAGGAACCTGCCCGCCAAGGACAT CACGGGGAGCAGTGACCCCTACTGCATCGTGAAGATCGACGATGAGGCCATCATCAG GACTGCCACGGTGTGGAAGACGCTGTCCCCGTTCTGGGGGGAGGAATACGAggtgcagctccagcctggcttcCACAGCATCTCAATCTACGTCATGGACGAGGATGCCCTCAG CCGTGATGACATCATTGGCAAGGTCTGCATCACCCGGGACAtgctggcagagcaccccaaGG GATACAGTGGCTGGATGAGCCTCAGCGAGGTGGACCCTGATGAGGAGGTGCAGGGGGAGATCCACCTGCGGGTGGAGgtgctgggcagccagggcagccggCGGCTGCGCTGCTCCGTGCTGGAGGCCAG GGATTTGGCCAGGAAGGACCGGAATGGTGCCTCTGACCCCTTTGTCCGCCTGCGCTACAATGGGAAGACACAGGAGAGCACC GTGGTCAAGAAATCCTGTTACCCTCGCTGGAACGAGACCTTTGAGTTTGAGCTGGCTGAGCCTGCTGGGGAGAAGCTCTGTGTGGAGGTGTGGGACTGGGACCTCGTCGGCAGGAACGACTTCCTGGGCAAG GTGGTGTTCAGCGTGCAGGGGCTGGAGGCGGCCGAGCAGGAGGAGGGGTGGTTCAGGCTGTGGCCAGACAAGTCCAAACCGACAGAGGATGG gcGCCGGGGCAGCCTGGGCTCGCTGCAGCTGCAGGTGAAGCTTCGGGACGAGACAGTTCTTCCCTCCCAGTGCTAccagcccctggtgcagctcctgtgccaggaGGTGAAGTCGGGGCGCCAG GATGGCCAAGTGCACCTGGTCACCCTCCTGGACGAAACCGCCACGGCCGAGTGCCGCCAGGAGGTCGCCATCAACTTGGTCAAACTCTTCCTGGGCCAGGGGCTGGTCAAGGAGTTCCTGGACCTGCTCTTTGAGCTGGAGCTGGCCAAGCCCT GTGAGCCCAACACTCTGTTCCGGAGCAACTCTCTGGCCTCGAAGTCCATGGAGTCCTTCCTCAAG GTGACAGGGATGCCATACCTGCACTTTGTCCTGGGCCCCACCATCACCCGCGTGTTTGAGGAGAAGAAATACGTGGAGCTGGACCCCGGCAAGGTGGAGATCAAAGACGTCGG GTGCTCGGGGCTGCACCGGGTGCAGACGGAGGGCGAGGTGATCGAGCAGGGCCGGCAGCACCTCCAGTCCTACCTGGGCGAGCTCCTGGACGCCATCGTCAGGTCGGCCCCGGCGTGTCCGCCCCTGATCCGCGCCGCGTTCCGCCAGCTCTTCCAGCGCGTCGGGGAGCGCTTCCCGCAGCACCAG CACGCCAAATTTGTGGCTGTCACCAGCTTCCTGTGCCTGCGCTTCTTCTCGCCGGCCGTGATGACGCCCAAGCTGTTCCAGCTGCGGGCCGCACACGCGGACGCGCGGACCAGCCgcacgctgctgctgctggccaag GCCATCCAGCTGGTGGGGAACATGGAGCCGGCGGCCGGGCGCGCCAAGGAGACGTGGCTGTCGCCGCTGCTGCCCGCCCTGCAGCAGGGCACCGCCCGCATGAGGGACTTCATCACCCGCCTGGTGGGCACCgaggaggagcagggccaggagcagggTGAGGGGCGGCCCCCGCCCGCCGTGCTGAAGGAGGGGCTGCTCCTTGTGCACAAGACACGGGGCGAGGGGCCGCTGCTCGCTGCTGCCGCCGGCAAGAAACTGCATTTCTGCCTCACCGGGGAGTCCCTGGGCTTCGGCAAGAGCCCCGGAGCGGAG CGCATCGGTGCCATCGCCCTGGGCGACATCCTGGCGGCCGAGAAGGTGGAGGAGAAGAGCTTCGGCAGCTCGCACGTCATGCAGGTGGTCTACCTGGCCACGGGCGGGCAGCAGGAGACGGCCTACCTGCAGTGCAAG TGTGTCAACGAGCTGAACCAGTGGCTGTCGGCCCTGCGCAAGGTGTGCGGCAACAACCCCCGGCTGCTCCGCTCCTACCACCCCGGCGTGTTCCGCGGCGACAAGtggagctgctgccaccagcgCGACAGGACAG GGCTGGGATGCGACCGGACCCGGCACGGCGTCACCCTGCAGGACTGGAGTGACCCGCTGGAGCCCGCGGTGGAGGCTCAGCGCCTCTTCCAGCACCTGCAGGGCCTGCGGGACACGCTCAG GGACAAgtactgggagctgctggagccggaGCACGCCCAGAACGGACCCCGGGGGGAAG ACGCTGCCCTGCCCGAGGGGCTGAGCCGGTTGCTGGCGGTGCTGGCGGAGCTGGAGCGCTGCCACGGGCGGGCGCTGCCTCCGCCGCCCCCGGCGCCGGCGCTGCTGCGGCTGCAGACGTGA
- the LOC134427752 gene encoding uroplakin-3b-like protein 1, whose amino-acid sequence MIPLLLLLLPAAHGIVELGTKPALTQDLEGVTTATTFVLEQPRCIFGNFSNAVIWLVVALDKDAPAFNNSAEPGTPETAFQSFPNAVSAYMTLNATLASYPCPKPAGDITVLRVGSETSCATDVSRPTCNGPLPGPGPYRVKFLALEGSVPVAETAWSAPITLRTAKPLSSISTAGSGHSAGMIAITAILSILLAILLAALVAMLFSCGSDSCGSSTFSKPESVSVQRYNTHHVYDQAAARL is encoded by the exons ATgatcccgctgctgctgctgctcctgcccgccGCCCACGGCATCG TCGAGCTGGGGACCAAGCCAGCCCTGACCCAGGATCTGGAGGGGGTGACAACTGCCACCACCTTCGTGCTGGAGCAGCCCCGCTGCATCTTCGGGAACTTCAGCAACGCCGTCATCTGGCTGGTGGTGGCCCTGGACAAGG atGCACCCGCCTTCAACAACAGCGCGGAGCCGGGGACTCCCGAGACCGCGTTCCAGAGCTTCCCTAACGCCGTCAGTGCCTACATGACCCTGAACGCCACCCTGGCCAGCTACCCCTGCCCCAAACCCGCCGGGGACATCACGGTGCTGCGGGTGGGCAGCGAGACGAGCTGCGCCACCGATGTGTCGCGACCCACGTGCAATggccccctgcccggccccgggccCTACCG GGTGAAGTTCCTGGCCCTGGAGGGCTCTGTGCCCGTGGCCGAGACAGCCTGGTCGGCGCCCATCACGCTGAGGACAG CCAAACCACTCAGCAGCATCTCCACGGCGGGCAGCGGGCACAGCGCCGGCATGATCGCCATCACCGCCATCCTCTCCATCCTCCTCGCCATCCTGCTGGCCGCGCTGGTGGCCATGCTCTTCTCCTGCGG CTCGGACTCGTGCGGCAGCAGCACCTTCAGCAAGCCCGAGTCGGTGTCGGTGCAGCGCTACAACACCCACCACGTCTATGACCAGGCTGCCGCCCGGCTCTGA